One window of Saccharopolyspora phatthalungensis genomic DNA carries:
- a CDS encoding S9 family peptidase gives MPSASFPRRSARTQGFTLGAPRNFTAGDSVLFLRSAGGTERDNALWALDTETGQERMLADPAALQAEDHVSPAEQARRERARERAGGITGYATDRDGRLAAFTLSGRLFVADVAAGTARELPVPQPVADPRPDPDGRRVAYLSGGQLRVIDVDGSGDHALAEPEGADITWGAAEFIAAEEMDRHRGYWWSPDGSRLLAARVDESPVQHWYLGDPSNPASEPTAVRYPAAGTANADVALAVFDLDGHRVDVDWDRRAFPYLVTAHWSRHGRPLIAVQSRDQRTQLVLALDPGTGQTTEVHRDTDQHWVEIKPGWPAWSPDGRLVRISADNGAYRLVVGDQPWTAAPLQVRGILDIGDDDILISASEQDPTQVHLFRVTAEGAEQVTEQAGVHTGTRAGEVLVVATSTLDESRTRVRVRRAGREVAEIGSRAENPEVDLNVELLRLGDRDLRSALLLPSQYDPADGPLPVLLDPYGGPHAQRVLSRQQGYLTSQWFADQGFAVLVTDGRGMAGRGPDWDRAIAGDLAGPPLQDQVDALHAAAAQHPELDLGRVAIRGWSFGGYLAALAVLRRPDVFHAAVVGAGVVDWRLYDTHYTERYLGDPNVVPEAYVANSLLSDAAKLERPMLIVHGTSDDNVVLAHALRLSAALTASARPHTVLPLSGVSHMPTDETTSENLLLLQVDFLRNALKRH, from the coding sequence ATGCCGTCAGCGTCGTTTCCCCGCCGCAGCGCACGCACCCAGGGCTTCACCCTGGGGGCGCCGCGGAACTTCACCGCCGGTGACTCCGTGCTCTTCCTGCGCTCCGCAGGCGGCACCGAGCGCGACAACGCCCTGTGGGCACTGGACACCGAAACCGGCCAGGAGAGAATGCTCGCCGATCCGGCCGCGCTCCAGGCCGAAGACCACGTGTCACCGGCCGAACAGGCCCGCCGCGAACGCGCGCGGGAACGGGCCGGCGGCATCACCGGCTACGCGACCGACCGCGACGGGCGACTGGCGGCCTTCACGCTGTCGGGACGGCTGTTCGTCGCCGACGTCGCGGCCGGCACCGCCCGCGAACTCCCGGTGCCGCAACCGGTGGCCGATCCCAGGCCGGATCCCGACGGTCGCCGGGTGGCCTACCTCTCCGGCGGTCAACTGCGCGTGATCGATGTGGACGGTTCCGGCGACCACGCGCTCGCCGAACCAGAAGGCGCGGACATCACGTGGGGCGCCGCGGAGTTCATCGCCGCCGAGGAAATGGACCGCCACCGCGGCTACTGGTGGTCCCCGGACGGATCGCGGCTGCTGGCGGCGCGCGTGGACGAATCCCCGGTGCAGCACTGGTATCTCGGTGATCCGTCCAACCCGGCCAGCGAGCCGACCGCCGTGCGCTATCCGGCCGCCGGGACCGCCAACGCCGACGTGGCGCTGGCCGTCTTCGACCTCGACGGTCACCGGGTGGACGTCGACTGGGACCGGCGGGCCTTCCCGTACCTCGTCACCGCCCACTGGTCCCGGCACGGCCGCCCGCTGATCGCGGTGCAAAGCCGTGACCAGCGCACCCAGCTCGTCCTGGCCCTCGACCCCGGCACCGGCCAGACCACCGAGGTGCACCGCGACACCGACCAGCACTGGGTGGAGATCAAACCCGGCTGGCCCGCCTGGAGCCCGGACGGCCGCCTGGTGCGCATCAGCGCCGACAACGGCGCGTACCGGCTGGTCGTCGGCGATCAGCCGTGGACCGCAGCGCCCCTGCAGGTCCGGGGCATCCTCGACATCGGCGACGACGACATCCTGATCTCCGCCTCGGAGCAGGACCCGACCCAGGTCCACCTCTTCCGCGTCACCGCCGAAGGTGCCGAGCAGGTGACCGAGCAGGCCGGTGTGCACACCGGAACGCGCGCCGGTGAGGTGCTCGTGGTCGCCACGTCCACGCTCGACGAGTCGCGCACCCGGGTGCGGGTGCGGCGCGCCGGGCGGGAGGTCGCCGAGATCGGCAGCCGAGCCGAGAACCCCGAGGTCGACCTCAACGTCGAACTGCTCCGGCTCGGCGACCGCGACCTGCGCAGCGCTCTGCTGTTGCCCAGCCAGTACGACCCGGCCGACGGCCCGCTGCCGGTGCTGCTGGACCCCTATGGCGGCCCGCACGCGCAGCGCGTGCTGTCCCGGCAGCAGGGTTATCTGACCTCCCAGTGGTTCGCCGACCAGGGATTCGCCGTGCTGGTCACCGACGGCCGCGGGATGGCCGGGCGCGGCCCCGACTGGGACCGCGCAATCGCCGGGGACCTCGCCGGTCCGCCGCTACAGGACCAGGTCGACGCGCTGCACGCGGCCGCGGCGCAGCATCCCGAGCTGGACCTCGGCCGGGTCGCCATCCGCGGGTGGTCCTTCGGCGGCTATCTCGCCGCGCTGGCCGTGCTGCGTCGCCCAGACGTCTTCCACGCTGCGGTCGTCGGCGCCGGGGTGGTCGACTGGCGGCTGTACGACACCCACTACACCGAGCGCTACCTGGGCGATCCCAACGTCGTTCCCGAGGCGTACGTGGCGAATTCGCTGCTGTCGGACGCCGCCAAGCTGGAGCGGCCGATGCTGATCGTGCACGGCACCAGCGACGACAACGTGGTCCTAGCGCATGCGCTGCGGCTGTCCGCCGCGTTGACCGCATCGGCCCGCCCACACACCGTGCTGCCGCTGTCGGGCGTCAGCCACATGCCCACCGACGAGACCACTAGCGAAAACCTCCTGTTGCTGCAGGTGGACTTCCTGCGCAACGCACTAAAGCGCCACTAA
- a CDS encoding glycosyltransferase family 2 protein, with the protein MYLSMVVPCFNEERGLQRLHDALVAALSGRVRDYEVILVDDGSTDRTLREARRLAALNPRFRYVSLSRNFGKEAAMLCGLRHARGRRVALLDADLQHPPQLLRRMLALLDSGYDQVVARRSRVGERRCRSALSKMYYWACGRLVDVRLQDGVGDFRVLSRRAVEAVLSLPEYHRFSKGLFAWIGFDTAYVWFRNVPRVGGGSKWTLGKLVNYGIDGLTSFNSKPLRLAIYLGVLVAVLAGAYVLFVVANTIVDGVEVPGYATLLAGVVGLGGVQLLFLGVLGEYLGKSYFEAKRRPHYLVKESSPELHPQARERRLHPAAELAS; encoded by the coding sequence ATGTACCTCTCGATGGTGGTGCCGTGCTTCAACGAGGAGCGCGGACTGCAACGGTTGCACGACGCGCTGGTCGCGGCGTTGTCCGGACGCGTCCGGGATTACGAGGTGATCCTGGTGGACGACGGCAGCACCGACCGGACGCTGCGCGAAGCGCGCCGGTTGGCGGCGCTGAACCCGCGTTTTCGCTACGTGTCGCTGAGCCGCAACTTCGGGAAGGAGGCGGCGATGCTGTGCGGATTGCGGCATGCGCGGGGCCGCCGGGTGGCGTTGCTGGACGCCGATCTGCAGCATCCGCCGCAGTTGCTGCGACGGATGCTGGCGCTGCTTGATTCCGGGTACGACCAGGTCGTCGCCAGGCGCAGTCGCGTTGGCGAGCGCCGCTGCCGATCGGCACTGTCCAAAATGTACTACTGGGCCTGTGGTCGGCTCGTCGACGTGCGGTTGCAGGACGGGGTCGGGGATTTCCGGGTGCTTTCGCGGCGGGCCGTCGAGGCGGTGCTGTCGTTGCCGGAGTACCACCGGTTCTCCAAGGGGCTGTTCGCCTGGATCGGCTTCGATACGGCCTACGTGTGGTTCCGGAACGTGCCGCGGGTCGGCGGTGGCTCGAAGTGGACCCTGGGCAAGCTGGTGAACTACGGCATCGACGGGCTGACGTCGTTCAACAGCAAACCCTTGCGGCTGGCCATCTACCTGGGCGTGTTGGTGGCGGTGCTGGCCGGTGCCTATGTGCTCTTCGTCGTGGCGAACACCATTGTGGACGGTGTGGAGGTGCCGGGGTATGCGACCTTGCTCGCCGGAGTCGTCGGGTTGGGCGGGGTGCAGCTGCTGTTCCTCGGAGTGCTCGGGGAATACCTGGGCAAGAGCTACTTCGAGGCCAAGCGTAGGCCGCACTACCTGGTGAAGGAGTCGAGCCCGGAGCTCCACCCGCAGGCCCGCGAACGCCGGTTGCACCCGGCGGCCGAGCTGGCGTCATAG
- a CDS encoding aldo/keto reductase, whose translation MRGLPLPGGPELPVLGQGTWGMGERRAQRAAEVAALRHGLDLGLGLIDTAEMYGGGGAEEVVGAAIAGRRDEVFLVSKVYPHNASRRGAVQACERSLRRLDTDHLDLYLLHWRGSTPLSETLAAFERLRSDGKIRHFGVSNFGVEDMAELCTSELGRQCATDQVLYNLTRRGVELDLLPWCRRQGLPVMAYSPIEQGRLLGEPVLRRVAERHSATPAQIAIAWVLAQDGVCAIPKAVTKVHVEQNRAALDIQLSSADLAELDEGFPAPPHPVPLEIL comes from the coding sequence ATGCGAGGACTTCCATTGCCCGGCGGGCCGGAACTGCCGGTGTTGGGGCAAGGCACCTGGGGCATGGGGGAGCGGCGCGCGCAGCGCGCAGCGGAGGTCGCCGCGCTGCGGCACGGCTTGGACCTCGGATTGGGCCTGATCGACACCGCCGAGATGTACGGCGGCGGGGGCGCCGAGGAAGTGGTCGGGGCCGCGATCGCCGGGCGTCGAGACGAGGTTTTCCTGGTCAGCAAGGTGTATCCGCACAATGCGAGCCGGCGCGGGGCCGTCCAGGCGTGCGAGCGCAGCCTGCGGCGGCTGGACACCGACCACCTCGACCTCTACCTGCTGCACTGGCGCGGCAGCACACCGTTGTCGGAGACGCTGGCCGCGTTCGAACGACTGCGCTCCGACGGCAAGATCCGGCATTTCGGGGTGAGCAATTTCGGCGTCGAGGACATGGCGGAGCTCTGCACGAGCGAACTGGGTCGGCAGTGCGCCACGGACCAGGTGCTTTACAACCTCACGCGGCGCGGCGTCGAACTCGACCTGCTGCCGTGGTGCCGTCGGCAGGGGTTGCCGGTGATGGCGTATTCGCCGATCGAGCAGGGACGGCTGTTGGGCGAGCCGGTGTTGCGTCGGGTCGCCGAGCGGCACTCGGCGACTCCGGCGCAGATCGCGATCGCCTGGGTGTTGGCGCAGGACGGGGTGTGCGCGATCCCGAAGGCCGTGACCAAGGTGCATGTCGAGCAGAACCGGGCGGCGCTGGACATCCAGCTGTCCTCGGCGGATCTCGCCGAGCTCGACGAGGGATTCCCGGCCCCGCCGCACCCGGTTCCGCTCGAGATCCTCTAG